The genomic region AACAATACTAAGCAAATGGCGGATAAGTATATCTATCTATTTTTATCGTTTTATCTATTGGTTCTCTGGCTTATGATCATTATATTCCGTAAAGATCTAGTACGGAAGGTTATTAAAGCCAGCATTGGAGGAGGATTTGCTGGTTTGATAGCAGAGGTCTGGTATTTTGTTGATTACTGGCAGCCGCCATCACTGGCTGGCGTTAGTAGTGTATCTATTGAAGATTTCTTGTTTGGTTTTTGTATTACAGGAATTGCAGTGTCAATCTTTGATGTTACTTTTTGCAAAAAAATTAGGGATGAAGCCAAAGATAGAAAAGGAGTATTCTTTATTCTATTCTTGTGTGGGCTGATATCACTTTTAGTTTTTAATAATTGGCTAGGTATCAATTCAATATTTGTAAGTTCAATGGCTTTTATAGTTATCTCGGTAATAA from Spirochaetota bacterium harbors:
- a CDS encoding lycopene cyclase domain-containing protein, which codes for MADKYIYLFLSFYLLVLWLMIIIFRKDLVRKVIKASIGGGFAGLIAEVWYFVDYWQPPSLAGVSSVSIEDFLFGFCITGIAVSIFDVTFCKKIRDEAKDRKGVFFILFLCGLISLLVFNNWLGINSIFVSSMAFIVISVIMILIRRDLFLPSIISGILTVIVIIPIYLLLYNWLSPDYWMRYWLLYDTEYGITVLGNIPVTEIIWYFSWGCLAGAGYDFASGKIKV